A single window of Nicotiana sylvestris chromosome 5, ASM39365v2, whole genome shotgun sequence DNA harbors:
- the LOC104212837 gene encoding uncharacterized protein yields MQIQVKCSCGEEKCPEWAILELQGVVETQPSFKDRLQNLQIGILCRPSSQENYTFTVGYHELTGSKLPLKKPMLVLKKIKLDSKEKKCAISSSRVELDVIGIIRQRILFKTRPKALISKPQPIGKEKGSAAVSSMSN; encoded by the exons ATGCAGATTCAGGTAAAATGCAGCTGCGGGGAGGAAAAATGCCCGGAATGGGCAATTCTGGAACTTCAAGGTGTGGTTGAAACCCAACCCTCCTTCAAAGATCGCCTCCAAAATCTCCAAATTGGCATTCTCTGCCGCCCCTCTTCCCAG GAAAATTATACATTTACTGTTGGGTATCATGAATTGACCGGGTCCAAATTGCCCTTGAAAAAGCCAATGTTAGTATTGAAGAAAATCAAACTTGACTCTAAGGAAAAGAAGTGTGCCATTAGTTCATCAAGGGTGGAATTGGACGTTATTGGAATAATTCGTCAAAGGATTCTTTTTAAAACCAGACCTAAGGCACTCATATCAA AGCCTCAACCTATTGGGAAGGAAAAAGGCAGTGCGGCAGTATCCTCTATGTCAAATTGA